Proteins encoded together in one Triticum dicoccoides isolate Atlit2015 ecotype Zavitan chromosome 7B, WEW_v2.0, whole genome shotgun sequence window:
- the LOC119341033 gene encoding aldehyde dehydrogenase family 2 member C4-like, with the protein MASERNGDGGKERAGENGNGGGVSLELPEIRYTKLFINGAFVDAVSGKTFETRDPRTGDVIASIAEGDKEDVDLAVKAAREAFDHGKWPRMPGSERGRIMMKYADLVEQHAEELTLLESLDAGKPRTVTRVVDIGTSATSLRYFAGAADKIHGETLKMSTQFQGHTLREPMGVAGLIIPWNFPAIMFFCKVAPALAAGCTMVVKPAEQTPLSALYFAHLAKQAGVPDGVINVITGFGPTAGAAIACHMDVDMVSFTGSTAVGRLIMEASARSNLKPVSLELGGKSPLIIFDDADVDLAVDLSISANFFNKGEACLAASRVYLQEGIYGRFVKKLAERMESWVVGDPFDPRVNQGPQVDKEQYEKVLSYIDLGKREGANVLTGGKPCGQRGYYIEPTVFTDVKDDMIIAKEEIFGPVMCLMKFRTVEEVIAKANDTRYGLAAGVVTKDIDVANRMTRSIRAGVVWVNCYFAMDADCPFGGRKMSGFGKDASMHALDKFLAVKAVVTPVYDSPWL; encoded by the exons ATGGCGAGCGAGCGCAATGGCGACGGGGGCAAGGAGCGCGCCGGGGAGAACGGCAACGGCGGCGGCGTGTCCTTGGAGCTGCCGGAGATCAGGTACACAAAGCTCTTCATCAACGGGGCCTTCGTCGACGCCGTCTCCG GTAAGACATTCGAGACCAGGGATCCGCGGACCGGGGATGTGATCGCCAGTATCGCCGAAGGTGACAAGGAGGATGTGGACCTGGCCGTCAAAGCCGCAAGAGAAGCCTTCGATCATGGCAAATGGCCTCGCATGCCCGGATCC GAAAGAGGAAGGATTATGATGAAGTACGCGGACCTGGTGGAGCAGCACGCGGAGGAGCTGACCCTGCTGGAGAGCCTGGACGCCGGCAAGCCGCGCACGGTGACCAGGGTGGTCGACATTGGGACCTCCGCCACGTCCCTGCGCTACTTCGCCGGAGCGGCCGACAAGATCCACGGCGAGACGCTCAAGATGTCGACGCAGTTCCAGGGGCACACCTTGCGCGAACCCATGGGCGTCGCCGGGCTCATCATCCCCTGGAACTTCCCCGCCATCATGTTCTTCTGCAAGGTCGCCCCCGCGCTTGCCGCCGGCTGCACCATGGTCGTCAAGCCTGCCGAGCAGACCCCCCTCAGCGCGCTCTACTTTGCTCACTTGGCCAAGCAG GCAGGAGTCCCAGATGGGGTGATCAATGTGATCACCGGCTTCGGCCCAACAGCGGGAGCAGCGATCGCGTGTCACATGGACGTCGACATG GTCAGTTTCACGGGATCAACAGCAGTTGGGCGGCTCATAATGGAGGCCTCGGCGAGGAGCAACCTGAAGCCGGTGTCCCTCGAGCTGGGCGGCAAATCTCCGCTCATCATCTTCGACGACGCGGACGTGGACCTGGCCGTGGATCTCTCCATCAGCGCCAACTTCTTCAACAAG GGAGAAGCTTGCCTCGCGGCGAGCCGTGTCTACCTGCAAGAGGGTATCTACGGTCGATTCGTGAAGAAGTTGGCGGAGCGCATGGAGAGTTGGGTTGTCGGGGATCCTTTCGATCCGCGCGTCAATCAAGGGCCGCAG GTGGACAAGGAACAATATGAGAAGGTGCTGAGCTACATCGACCTTGGCAAGCGAGAAGGGGCCAACGTACTGACAGGAGGAAAGCCCTGTGGACAGAGAGGTTACTACATCGAGCCCACGGTTTTCACCGATGTTAAG GATGACATGATCATAGCGAAGGAGGAGATCTTCGGACCCGTCATGTGCCTGATGAAGTTCAG GACGGTGGAGGAGGTGATCGCCAAGGCCAACGACACGAGGTACGGGCTGGCGGCGGGGGTGGTGACTAAGGACATCGACGTGGCCAACAGGATGACGCGGTCGATCCGCGCCGGGGTGGTGTGGGTCAACTGCTACTTCGCCATGGACGCCGACTGCCCGTTTGGGGGCCGCAAGATGAGCGGGTTCGGTAAGGACGCCAGCATGCACGCGCTCGACAAGTTCCTCGCCGTCAAGGCCGTCGTCACCCCTGTGTACGACTCGCCCTGGCTCTAG